A genomic segment from Streptomyces sp. NBC_00459 encodes:
- a CDS encoding YidC/Oxa1 family membrane protein insertase produces MSAFAGLVAHLADLLQPLFHASSAAVAIILFTAFVRLLVHPLSRAAARGQRARAALQPRVAELRKRHAKDPKKLQQAIMALHAEEKVSPLSGCFPSLFQLPAFFLLYHLFSNPEIGGRTNGLLTHQLFAAPLGDRWADALGGDGILGAAGLVYLGLFVLVAGVATFNYRRMKRVMAANPMSVNTGGDEAVPGLASAAKFAPFMSFFTLFSVAVMPLAAALYMVTSTTWSAVERAVLYRWQLAPVTAGSPTGSTT; encoded by the coding sequence CTGTCCGCTTTCGCGGGCCTGGTCGCCCATCTCGCCGACCTGCTCCAGCCCCTCTTCCACGCTTCCTCGGCCGCCGTCGCGATCATCCTGTTCACCGCGTTCGTACGACTCCTCGTGCACCCCCTGTCCCGTGCGGCGGCGCGTGGCCAGCGGGCCCGTGCCGCGCTGCAGCCGCGCGTCGCCGAGCTGCGGAAACGGCACGCGAAGGACCCCAAGAAGCTCCAGCAGGCGATCATGGCACTGCACGCCGAGGAGAAGGTCTCGCCGCTGTCGGGGTGCTTCCCGAGCCTGTTCCAGTTGCCGGCGTTCTTCCTGCTCTACCACCTCTTCTCCAACCCGGAGATCGGCGGCCGGACCAACGGTCTCCTCACCCACCAGCTGTTCGCCGCGCCGCTCGGCGACCGGTGGGCCGACGCGCTCGGCGGTGACGGGATCCTCGGGGCCGCCGGGCTCGTCTACCTCGGCCTGTTCGTCCTTGTCGCCGGTGTCGCCACCTTCAACTACCGGCGTATGAAGCGAGTGATGGCGGCCAACCCGATGTCGGTGAACACCGGAGGCGACGAGGCGGTGCCCGGGCTCGCGTCCGCCGCGAAGTTTGCGCCCTTCATGTCCTTCTTCACGCTCTTCTCCGTGGCCGTGATGCCGCTGGCCGCCGCGCTCTACATGGTGACCAGCACGACCTGGAGCGCCGTCGAGCGGGCGGTGCTGTACCGCTGGCAGCTCGCGCCGGTGACCGCGGGATCCCCTACGGGGTCCACTACGTGA
- a CDS encoding DUF6412 domain-containing protein gives MIRSWSPVRVNPRTAAALFLLLIEVALLDAGSLSAAVALAATAAAGSAFVACSLIASRCAPAVPPTRVRTAIRDRARRTAFLPQRDPDARGRTRPRAPGLALPTATA, from the coding sequence ATGATCCGGAGCTGGAGTCCGGTCCGGGTGAACCCGCGTACCGCCGCCGCGCTGTTCCTGCTCCTCATCGAGGTCGCCCTGCTCGACGCGGGCAGCCTCTCCGCCGCCGTCGCCCTCGCGGCGACCGCCGCGGCCGGGTCCGCGTTCGTCGCCTGCTCGCTCATCGCCTCGCGCTGTGCGCCCGCCGTGCCGCCCACCCGGGTCCGTACGGCCATCCGCGACCGCGCCCGCCGCACGGCCTTCCTGCCGCAACGGGACCCCGACGCCCGCGGCCGTACCCGCCCCCGCGCCCCCGGACTCGCCCTCCCGACGGCCACCGCGTAG
- a CDS encoding class E sortase: MRARASVVRHRTLRRRALRRRVAWSCGELLVTLGTVLALLVVHQLWWTNHQAEQGAQREVRALEEEWGNPAGPGGSQDGPAGRESGSDPSGSADSSGAVGRDGTRLANSSYSTPSWSQAYAILSIPRLGLRVPVAEGVSKPAVLNKGYVGHYPGTQQPGQAGNFALAGHRNTHGEPFRYINRLRRGDAVQVETADAVYSYTVDRTLPQTSARDDGVIRAVPRSIVRPAYGYRAPGYYLTLTTCTPEYTSRYRLVVWGRLTSMRPR, from the coding sequence ATGCGGGCTCGGGCTTCTGTCGTACGGCACCGCACGCTCCGCCGGCGCGCACTCCGCCGCCGCGTGGCGTGGAGCTGCGGCGAACTCCTCGTCACCCTCGGCACCGTCCTCGCGCTCCTCGTCGTCCACCAGCTGTGGTGGACCAACCACCAGGCCGAGCAGGGCGCCCAGCGGGAGGTGCGGGCCCTGGAGGAAGAGTGGGGGAACCCCGCGGGTCCCGGCGGGAGCCAGGACGGCCCGGCGGGCCGGGAAAGCGGCTCCGATCCATCGGGCTCCGCCGACTCCTCCGGTGCCGTCGGCCGGGACGGCACCCGGCTCGCCAACTCCAGCTACTCCACGCCCAGTTGGTCCCAGGCGTACGCCATCCTCAGCATCCCCCGGCTCGGCCTCCGCGTCCCCGTCGCCGAGGGCGTCAGCAAGCCGGCCGTACTCAACAAGGGGTACGTCGGCCACTACCCCGGCACCCAACAGCCGGGCCAGGCCGGGAACTTCGCCCTCGCCGGGCACCGCAACACCCACGGCGAACCCTTCCGGTACATCAACCGGCTGCGACGCGGCGACGCCGTCCAGGTCGAGACCGCCGACGCGGTGTACTCGTACACCGTCGACCGGACCCTTCCGCAGACCTCCGCCCGCGACGACGGCGTGATCAGGGCCGTCCCCCGCTCCATCGTCAGGCCGGCCTACGGCTACCGAGCCCCCGGCTACTACCTCACCCTCACCACCTGCACCCCGGAGTACACGTCCCGTTACCGTCTGGTCGTCTGGGGCAGGCTCACATCGATGCGACCCCGCTGA
- a CDS encoding beta-1,6-galactanase, with protein MIRRRSLLAAAGGTVLGSALATGTARADATITVNPATKYGTWEGWGTSLAWWANVFGARDDFADLFFTTKSVTYNGTSLPGLGLNIARYNLGACSWNSVGGTTMVASANIPAYKQIEGYWQDWNNEDPTSSAWDWSADATQRAALTKAVARGATTELFANSPMWWMCSNHNPSGASGGGNNLQTWNYRQHASHLAAVALYAKNNWGVNFATVDPFNEPSASWWTATGTQEGCHMDSSVQAAVLPYMRSELNARGLTGVKISASDETNYDVARSTWAAFGSSTKALVNQVNVHGYQGSGGRRDLLYTDVVTTSGKKLWNSETGDKDGTGLTLASNLLYDFRWLHPTAWVYWQVMDPTAGWAMIAYDPSTLQPTTVQTKHYVMAQFSRHIRPGMTILDTGVSYAVAAYDASAKRLVIVALNTSTSAQTLTFNLGNFTTVTGGSGGLVPRWNTVTGGGGDLYTARSDRYLSGKTVAVPFAAGAVQTLQVDGVTI; from the coding sequence ATGATCCGACGCAGATCGCTGCTGGCCGCGGCAGGAGGCACTGTCCTCGGCAGCGCCCTGGCGACGGGCACCGCACGGGCCGACGCGACCATCACCGTCAACCCCGCGACGAAGTACGGGACTTGGGAAGGCTGGGGCACCTCGCTCGCCTGGTGGGCGAATGTGTTCGGCGCCCGGGACGACTTCGCGGACCTCTTCTTCACCACCAAGTCGGTGACGTACAACGGGACGTCGCTGCCCGGCCTCGGCCTGAACATCGCCCGCTACAACCTCGGCGCGTGCAGCTGGAACAGCGTCGGCGGCACGACCATGGTGGCGTCGGCGAACATCCCGGCGTACAAGCAGATCGAGGGCTACTGGCAGGACTGGAACAACGAGGACCCCACGTCCTCGGCCTGGGACTGGAGCGCCGACGCGACACAGCGGGCGGCGCTGACGAAGGCGGTGGCACGCGGTGCGACCACCGAGCTGTTCGCCAACTCGCCCATGTGGTGGATGTGTTCGAACCACAACCCGTCGGGTGCCTCGGGCGGCGGCAACAACCTCCAGACCTGGAACTACCGCCAGCACGCCTCGCACCTGGCAGCCGTGGCCCTGTACGCGAAGAACAACTGGGGCGTGAACTTCGCGACGGTGGACCCCTTCAACGAGCCCTCGGCGAGCTGGTGGACGGCCACCGGCACGCAGGAGGGCTGCCACATGGACTCGTCGGTCCAGGCCGCCGTACTCCCGTACATGCGAAGCGAGTTGAACGCCCGGGGCCTGACGGGCGTGAAGATCTCGGCCTCGGACGAGACGAACTACGACGTGGCCCGCTCGACCTGGGCGGCCTTCGGATCGTCGACGAAGGCCCTGGTGAACCAGGTCAACGTGCACGGTTATCAGGGTTCCGGTGGCCGCCGCGACCTCCTCTACACGGACGTGGTGACGACGTCCGGCAAGAAGCTGTGGAACTCGGAGACGGGCGACAAGGACGGGACCGGCCTGACCCTGGCGTCGAACCTCCTCTACGACTTCCGGTGGCTGCACCCCACGGCCTGGGTGTACTGGCAGGTCATGGACCCGACGGCGGGCTGGGCGATGATCGCCTACGACCCGAGCACCCTCCAGCCGACGACGGTCCAGACGAAGCACTACGTGATGGCCCAGTTCAGCCGTCACATCCGCCCCGGCATGACTATCCTCGACACGGGCGTCAGCTACGCGGTGGCGGCGTACGACGCGAGCGCGAAGCGCCTGGTGATCGTGGCCCTGAACACGTCCACGTCGGCCCAGACGCTGACCTTCAACCTCGGCAACTTCACCACGGTGACGGGCGGCTCGGGCGGTCTGGTCCCGCGCTGGAACACGGTGACGGGTGGCGGCGGTGACCTCTACACGGCCCGCTCGGACAGGTACCTGAGCGGCAAGACGGTGGCGGTGCCGTTCGCGGCGGGCGCGGTGCAGACGTTGCAGGTGGACGGCGTGACCATCTGA
- a CDS encoding VOC family protein, producing MTVAFNHTIIASKDRQESARFFRELLELPEAPSWGPFTNIQLPDGVLLQFAEPPVDIQMQHYAFLIDDELFDRAYRRLCDQGVEHWADPQMRHPGEINNEHGGRGVYFKDPGGHAIELITRPYL from the coding sequence ATGACAGTCGCGTTCAACCACACCATCATCGCGTCCAAGGACCGCCAGGAGTCGGCCCGCTTCTTCCGGGAGCTGCTGGAACTGCCGGAAGCGCCTTCCTGGGGCCCGTTCACCAACATCCAGCTCCCCGACGGGGTGTTGCTGCAGTTCGCCGAGCCGCCGGTGGACATCCAGATGCAGCACTACGCGTTCCTGATCGACGACGAGCTGTTCGACCGGGCGTACCGGCGGCTCTGTGACCAGGGCGTCGAGCACTGGGCCGACCCCCAGATGCGACACCCTGGCGAGATCAACAACGAGCACGGCGGCCGAGGCGTGTACTTCAAGGACCCCGGCGGCCACGCGATCGAGCTGATCACCCGCCCGTACCTGTAG
- a CDS encoding immunity 51 family protein produces the protein MTDRDTFAPLVFFEYDHKPGSYCLMLSDQHMLATEKVFADRGYEGGGYSWAGVARSAVRSLAPELTDRFGLDPEAGMCVAYGEDADALRALAPLLVRALEDHRLLGELIDAGEPEWFD, from the coding sequence ATGACTGATCGCGACACTTTCGCCCCCCTGGTCTTCTTCGAGTACGACCACAAGCCCGGCAGTTACTGCCTCATGCTCAGTGACCAGCACATGCTGGCCACCGAGAAGGTCTTCGCGGACCGCGGGTACGAAGGCGGTGGGTACAGCTGGGCCGGCGTGGCACGATCCGCGGTGCGTTCACTCGCCCCCGAACTGACCGACCGCTTCGGCCTCGACCCCGAGGCGGGTATGTGTGTCGCGTACGGCGAGGACGCGGACGCCCTGCGGGCCCTGGCGCCGCTGCTGGTGCGGGCGCTCGAAGACCACCGTCTGCTGGGGGAGTTGATCGACGCGGGCGAGCCGGAGTGGTTCGACTGA
- a CDS encoding serine hydrolase: MSRLDQAHARRLRSAAVLGLIAALAGSGCTGIDADADTSAAVHRVAAAQASRLPTVPPAQPPPRLTRAKVDAAVDRLDGVVRDAMRRTGVPGVAVGVVHDDEVLYLKGFGERKAGAEGKVGPDTVFQLASVSKPVASTVVAAAVGEKTVGWDDPVVEHSPGFALKDPWVTRHVTLADLFSHRSGLPDHAGDLLEDLGYDRSYILERLRHEPLTPFRASYAYTNFGPTEAAVAVARAAGTSWEKLSADKLYRPLGMDSTSSSFADYEKAKNKAVTHVRQGDTWQAEFVRDADAQSPAGGASSTVRDMVKWLRLQLGNGEFEGRQVVDGAALDETHLPHIVSGPPHTPAGRTGFYGLGWNVGYDDEGRLKLGHSGAFAMGAATNVTLLPSENLGIVVLTNGEPIGVPEAIASTFLDTAQTGGPTVDWLTFLGPVIQRAAAGERSETDYTKPPPRPAPARADSAYTGTYANDFYGPMTVSAQGDDLVMQLGPKKQRFTLRHYDGDTFSYRTTGENAVGLSGVTFGGFGTGSDSRVGKVRVENLDTTGLGTFTRE; this comes from the coding sequence ATGTCTCGCCTTGACCAGGCGCACGCCCGGCGCCTTCGCTCCGCTGCGGTACTGGGTCTGATCGCGGCCCTGGCCGGCAGCGGCTGCACGGGTATCGACGCCGACGCCGACACCTCCGCCGCCGTCCACAGGGTGGCCGCCGCCCAGGCGTCGCGGCTGCCCACCGTCCCGCCGGCCCAGCCGCCGCCGAGGCTCACGCGGGCCAAGGTCGACGCCGCGGTGGACCGGCTCGACGGAGTCGTACGGGACGCCATGCGCAGGACCGGTGTGCCGGGGGTCGCCGTCGGGGTGGTCCATGACGACGAGGTGCTGTATCTGAAGGGCTTCGGCGAACGGAAGGCCGGCGCGGAGGGCAAGGTCGGCCCCGACACCGTCTTCCAGCTCGCCTCGGTCTCCAAGCCGGTCGCGTCGACCGTGGTCGCCGCGGCCGTGGGCGAGAAGACCGTCGGCTGGGACGACCCGGTCGTCGAGCACAGTCCCGGCTTCGCCCTCAAGGACCCCTGGGTCACCCGCCATGTCACGCTCGCCGACCTGTTCTCGCACCGCAGCGGGCTGCCCGACCACGCCGGGGACCTCCTGGAGGACCTCGGCTACGACCGCTCGTACATCCTGGAGCGGCTGCGCCACGAACCGCTGACGCCGTTCCGTGCCAGCTACGCGTACACCAACTTCGGGCCGACCGAAGCCGCGGTCGCCGTCGCGCGGGCGGCGGGCACCAGCTGGGAGAAGCTGTCCGCCGACAAGCTGTACCGGCCGCTGGGCATGGACTCCACCAGCTCCTCCTTCGCCGACTACGAGAAGGCCAAGAACAAGGCCGTCACCCATGTGAGGCAGGGCGACACCTGGCAGGCCGAGTTCGTGCGGGACGCGGACGCGCAGAGCCCGGCGGGCGGGGCCAGCTCCACCGTCCGGGACATGGTGAAGTGGCTCCGACTACAGCTCGGCAACGGGGAGTTCGAGGGACGGCAGGTCGTCGACGGCGCCGCGCTGGACGAGACCCACCTGCCGCACATCGTCTCCGGGCCGCCGCACACGCCGGCGGGCAGGACCGGGTTCTACGGGCTCGGCTGGAACGTCGGTTACGACGACGAGGGCAGGCTGAAGCTCGGCCACTCCGGCGCCTTCGCCATGGGCGCGGCCACCAACGTCACGCTGCTGCCCTCGGAGAACCTCGGCATCGTCGTCCTCACCAACGGCGAGCCCATCGGCGTACCCGAGGCGATCGCCAGTACCTTCCTCGACACCGCGCAGACGGGTGGGCCCACGGTCGACTGGCTGACGTTCCTCGGCCCGGTCATCCAGCGGGCGGCGGCGGGCGAACGCTCCGAGACCGACTACACCAAGCCTCCGCCACGGCCCGCACCGGCCAGGGCGGACAGCGCCTACACCGGAACGTACGCCAACGACTTCTACGGCCCGATGACCGTGAGCGCCCAGGGCGACGACCTCGTCATGCAACTGGGGCCGAAGAAACAGCGGTTCACCCTGCGGCACTACGACGGCGACACCTTCAGCTACCGCACCACGGGCGAAAACGCCGTCGGGCTGTCCGGCGTGACCTTCGGCGGCTTCGGTACCGGGTCCGACTCACGCGTCGGCAAGGTCCGGGTCGAGAACCTCGACACGACCGGGCTCGGTACCTTCACCAGGGAGTGA
- a CDS encoding serine hydrolase domain-containing protein: MRRTSRRRMLAATLFAACALVPMAAPPAAAVQTARVDRPDRHNWHDRHDRHDRDNCPPDGLGPEVTARLDKAIEDVRRQADIPGVVVGLWMPGKGSYVRATGVADTTTSRPMTTDGFVRIGSETKTFTVTALLELVDDRRIRLDDPISRYVHGVPNGGRITLRHLAEMRSGLFPYTSDPDFVQDLLSDPQRSFTPREVLAYGFKHKNTFAPGKEFQYSNTNLVLLGLVIEKVSGQRLADFIDGRVLRPARLPHTLFPQGPEFPEPHPRGYTNQTLSGAVTDSTDWNPSWAWAAGAMISDLHDLRRWAGIVATGKLLSPETQAQRLKTLPTGLPGLSYGLGIFETGGWIGHNGSIPGYETVTVYLPSKKATLVIMINTDITSGGQEPSTLLARAVTGVVTPGDVYDGGIAPR; encoded by the coding sequence ATGCGACGTACCTCCCGCCGCCGGATGCTCGCCGCAACACTGTTCGCGGCATGTGCTCTGGTCCCGATGGCAGCGCCTCCCGCCGCGGCCGTCCAGACCGCAAGGGTCGACCGGCCCGACCGGCACAACTGGCACGACCGGCACGACCGGCACGACCGGGACAACTGCCCGCCGGACGGTCTCGGCCCGGAGGTGACCGCCCGGCTGGACAAGGCGATCGAGGACGTCCGCCGACAGGCCGACATCCCCGGTGTCGTCGTAGGCCTGTGGATGCCCGGCAAGGGAAGCTACGTCCGCGCGACCGGTGTCGCCGACACCACCACCAGCCGGCCGATGACCACCGACGGCTTCGTACGGATCGGCAGCGAGACCAAGACCTTCACGGTCACCGCGTTGCTCGAACTCGTCGACGACCGGCGCATCCGGCTGGACGACCCGATCTCCCGCTACGTCCACGGCGTACCGAACGGTGGCCGGATCACGCTGCGGCACCTCGCGGAGATGCGCAGCGGCCTGTTCCCGTACACCTCCGATCCGGACTTCGTCCAGGACCTGTTGAGCGACCCGCAGCGCTCCTTCACACCTCGGGAAGTGCTCGCGTACGGCTTCAAGCACAAGAACACCTTCGCGCCGGGGAAGGAGTTCCAGTACTCCAACACCAACCTCGTCCTGCTCGGCCTGGTGATCGAGAAGGTCAGCGGTCAGCGGCTCGCCGACTTCATCGACGGGCGGGTACTGCGGCCGGCTCGCCTGCCCCACACCCTCTTCCCCCAGGGACCCGAGTTCCCCGAGCCGCATCCCCGCGGCTACACGAACCAGACGTTGAGCGGCGCGGTCACCGACTCCACGGACTGGAACCCCAGCTGGGCCTGGGCGGCCGGGGCGATGATCTCCGACCTGCACGACCTGCGCCGCTGGGCGGGCATCGTCGCCACCGGGAAGCTGCTCAGCCCCGAGACCCAGGCCCAGCGCCTCAAGACGTTGCCGACCGGCCTCCCCGGCCTCAGCTACGGCCTCGGCATCTTCGAGACCGGCGGCTGGATCGGGCACAACGGCTCCATCCCGGGCTACGAGACGGTGACCGTCTATCTGCCCTCGAAGAAGGCCACGCTGGTCATCATGATCAACACGGACATCACGAGCGGGGGGCAGGAGCCGTCGACGCTGCTGGCTCGGGCGGTTACGGGGGTTGTTACGCCGGGGGATGTGTATGACGGGGGGATTGCTCCGCGGTAG
- a CDS encoding DUF3427 domain-containing protein, producing MSESGSLSHPVAGVYEELITLRCEQQLKELASLGWHPVSDTLGAESVPHVLARHVATTVRRVLLGLPAEERVHAANHILESISTLKGAQEWVDLVAAGPRQLLALTRQEAPGVFAVRPGIPLSDTALITNSPDDPSLGFELRAELATADRVDLLCAFVKWHGLRIIEQSLQAARERDVPIRVITTTYIGATERRALDRLVQEFNAEVKVNYETRSTRLHAKAWLFRRMSGYDTAYVGSSNLSKAALLDGLEWNVRLSSIATPDVLRKFDATFEAYWSDPSFELYDPDTDGARLQEALAIAGGTSNTSAADRRITLSGLEVRPYAHQRDMLERLEVEREVHDRHRNLLVAATGTGKTVMAALDYKQLRKKHGRDLRLLFVAHRKEILQQSLRTYQDVLVDANFGESLHSGEIPERWTHVFASVQSLNARALDRLAADHFDVIVIDEFHHGTSPTYRKILDHFEPLELLGLTATPERMDGKNIQDEFFDGRIAAEMRLWEALENELLSPFHYLGISDNTDLSTVKWHRGAYDASALSEVLSANHARALLVLKAVQEKIADPRAMRALGFCVSVAHAHFMAESFRKTGLNAVALSAGTPSDERKQALADLASGTLQVIFSVDLFNEGLDIPDVDTLLLLRPTSSATVFLQQLGRGLRRTENKAVLTVLDFIGQHRKEFRFENQFRALTNLTRKRLLDNIEHDFPQLPSGCEIILEEKAKKTIIANIKDQIGVNVTALAREVADYAELKLSHYLDESGRELKELYRGNGNSWTGLLRRSGLLKGEAPEGEGALLKRVSAFLHVDDPLRVAAYTRMLEDDAPAYSALDEQGQAYARMLFFQLWPLGGIVRKGYANYDAGFATLRKQHAFRSELRQVLAYNLAHTEHVPIPLLGLGGPGGVPLTVHASYSREEILPALGQSYIGGFMPADFREGVKWCDSIKTDALLITLEKDEKDFSPQTRYHDYAQSETQFHWESQNQTSETSPTGLRYQRHVAEGSHVLLFVRRYKSTDIGGAQPWMLLGPAEYEKHSGSKPMAITWKLKHEIPADVWTYSTIKAG from the coding sequence GTGTCTGAGTCGGGAAGCCTGTCGCACCCTGTCGCGGGGGTGTACGAGGAGCTCATCACGCTGCGGTGCGAGCAGCAGTTGAAGGAGCTCGCGAGCCTCGGATGGCATCCGGTGAGTGACACGCTGGGAGCAGAATCGGTACCGCACGTCCTGGCAAGACATGTCGCGACGACCGTACGACGCGTGCTGTTGGGTCTCCCCGCCGAGGAGCGGGTACACGCGGCGAACCACATCCTGGAGTCCATCAGCACTCTCAAGGGAGCCCAGGAATGGGTGGACCTGGTCGCGGCCGGCCCGCGCCAGCTTCTTGCCCTGACTCGGCAAGAAGCCCCTGGCGTCTTCGCCGTACGCCCAGGCATCCCGCTATCCGACACCGCGCTCATCACTAATTCGCCGGATGACCCCAGCCTCGGCTTCGAGTTGCGTGCCGAGCTCGCCACCGCTGATCGCGTCGATCTGCTCTGCGCCTTCGTCAAATGGCACGGCCTGCGCATCATCGAGCAGTCACTACAAGCCGCCCGTGAGCGGGACGTGCCGATACGCGTCATCACGACGACCTACATCGGGGCGACCGAGCGACGCGCACTGGATCGGCTGGTGCAAGAGTTCAATGCCGAGGTCAAGGTCAACTACGAGACGAGGTCGACTCGACTCCACGCCAAGGCCTGGTTGTTCCGGCGGATGAGCGGTTACGACACGGCGTATGTCGGCAGCTCCAACCTCTCCAAGGCGGCGCTGCTCGATGGGTTGGAGTGGAACGTCCGGCTGTCCTCCATCGCCACACCCGACGTGCTGCGGAAGTTCGACGCGACCTTCGAGGCCTACTGGAGTGACCCGTCCTTCGAGTTGTACGACCCGGACACCGACGGCGCTCGACTTCAGGAAGCGCTGGCGATCGCCGGGGGCACCTCAAATACCTCGGCTGCAGATCGCCGAATCACTCTGTCGGGTCTCGAAGTACGCCCCTACGCCCACCAACGCGACATGTTGGAGCGCCTCGAAGTAGAGCGTGAGGTGCATGACCGGCACCGGAACCTTCTGGTCGCGGCGACAGGCACCGGCAAGACCGTGATGGCCGCTCTGGACTACAAGCAGCTACGCAAGAAGCACGGCCGTGACCTGCGACTGCTGTTCGTCGCTCATCGCAAGGAGATCCTCCAGCAGTCCCTGCGGACCTACCAAGACGTCCTAGTAGACGCGAACTTCGGTGAATCCCTACACAGCGGGGAGATCCCAGAGCGTTGGACGCATGTCTTCGCCAGCGTGCAGTCACTCAACGCGCGGGCGCTGGACCGGCTCGCTGCTGATCACTTCGACGTGATCGTGATCGACGAGTTCCATCACGGGACTTCGCCGACGTACCGGAAGATCCTCGATCACTTCGAGCCACTGGAGTTGCTCGGACTGACCGCGACTCCCGAGCGCATGGACGGCAAGAACATCCAGGACGAGTTCTTCGATGGGCGCATCGCTGCCGAGATGCGGCTGTGGGAGGCCCTGGAGAACGAACTGCTGAGTCCCTTCCACTACCTCGGTATCAGCGACAACACCGACCTCAGTACGGTGAAATGGCATCGCGGGGCGTACGACGCAAGCGCTCTGAGTGAAGTGCTGTCCGCTAACCATGCGCGAGCCCTGCTGGTCCTGAAGGCCGTTCAGGAGAAAATCGCCGACCCACGTGCCATGCGCGCGTTGGGCTTCTGTGTCTCTGTCGCGCACGCGCACTTCATGGCGGAGTCCTTCCGCAAGACCGGCCTCAACGCCGTTGCCCTGTCTGCCGGAACGCCTTCTGACGAGCGCAAGCAGGCACTGGCTGACCTCGCCTCTGGGACGTTGCAGGTGATCTTCTCGGTCGACCTCTTCAACGAGGGCCTCGACATCCCTGACGTAGACACTCTGCTCCTGCTGCGCCCCACCTCTAGCGCGACGGTGTTCTTGCAGCAACTCGGCCGAGGACTCCGGCGTACCGAGAACAAGGCGGTACTGACAGTGCTGGACTTCATCGGCCAGCACCGCAAAGAGTTCCGCTTCGAGAACCAGTTCCGTGCCCTGACAAATCTGACCCGCAAGCGGCTCCTGGACAACATCGAGCATGACTTCCCACAGCTTCCATCCGGCTGCGAGATCATCCTTGAGGAGAAGGCGAAGAAAACCATCATCGCCAACATCAAGGACCAGATCGGCGTCAACGTCACTGCCCTGGCACGCGAGGTAGCTGATTACGCCGAGCTGAAGCTCAGCCATTACCTGGACGAGAGCGGACGCGAGCTCAAGGAGCTCTACCGGGGCAACGGGAACTCCTGGACTGGCCTACTCCGTCGCTCCGGCCTCCTGAAAGGGGAGGCTCCGGAAGGTGAGGGCGCGCTCCTCAAGCGCGTCTCCGCGTTCCTGCACGTGGACGACCCGCTACGGGTTGCCGCGTACACCCGGATGCTGGAGGACGACGCCCCTGCCTACAGTGCCCTTGACGAGCAGGGACAGGCTTACGCCCGCATGCTCTTCTTCCAGTTGTGGCCACTCGGCGGCATTGTCCGCAAGGGGTACGCCAACTACGACGCTGGATTTGCGACCTTGCGCAAGCAGCACGCGTTCCGAAGTGAGCTGCGCCAGGTGCTGGCGTACAACCTCGCCCACACCGAGCACGTACCGATCCCTCTCTTGGGCTTGGGCGGTCCGGGTGGCGTCCCACTCACCGTGCATGCCTCGTACAGCCGCGAGGAGATCCTGCCTGCGTTGGGGCAGTCGTACATCGGGGGCTTCATGCCGGCCGATTTCCGCGAGGGCGTGAAGTGGTGCGACTCGATCAAGACGGATGCGCTTCTCATCACGCTGGAGAAGGACGAGAAGGACTTCTCGCCGCAGACCAGGTACCACGACTACGCGCAGAGCGAGACTCAGTTCCATTGGGAGTCCCAGAACCAGACGTCAGAGACCTCCCCTACCGGCCTTCGCTACCAACGGCATGTCGCTGAGGGCAGTCATGTCCTGCTCTTCGTGCGCCGCTACAAGAGCACCGACATAGGGGGTGCCCAGCCGTGGATGCTGCTCGGCCCTGCGGAGTACGAAAAGCACTCGGGTAGCAAACCGATGGCGATCACGTGGAAGCTGAAGCATGAGATCCCGGCGGACGTCTGGACGTACTCGACGATCAAAGCTGGGTAG
- a CDS encoding ATP-binding protein → MDCTTCMPRKPWDLHFLAEPEEVAGLRRVLRIHLGLWGLDELIDAAQLCVSELVSNVITHIGPGTPTTLAVSMKGTRLRIEVYDPDTRALPTLLNQGLNSESGRGMELITFIADRWGVQLLADRKMTWCELPTTLTSPNSHRGGPHVTRAEEVLDLYGGVKLPPTAASERLSAAFAEEAAIGAIADLLHWLRAHGRDADEALDRAQMHFEAEAGVVGSST, encoded by the coding sequence ATGGACTGCACCACCTGCATGCCAAGGAAGCCCTGGGACCTTCACTTTCTGGCAGAGCCGGAGGAAGTCGCGGGCCTACGGCGCGTGCTTCGGATCCATCTCGGACTCTGGGGCTTGGACGAGCTCATCGACGCGGCCCAGCTCTGCGTCAGCGAACTCGTCTCCAACGTGATCACACACATCGGTCCCGGCACCCCCACCACCCTTGCTGTCTCTATGAAGGGCACCCGCCTTCGGATCGAGGTCTACGATCCCGACACCCGCGCGTTGCCCACGCTCCTTAACCAGGGCCTCAACTCCGAATCCGGGCGAGGGATGGAGCTCATCACTTTCATCGCAGACCGTTGGGGCGTGCAGCTTCTCGCAGACCGCAAGATGACGTGGTGCGAGCTCCCCACCACGCTGACCTCGCCTAACAGTCACCGCGGAGGACCTCACGTGACGAGAGCGGAAGAGGTGCTCGACCTCTACGGCGGGGTGAAGTTGCCGCCCACAGCCGCCTCGGAGCGGCTGAGCGCAGCCTTTGCGGAGGAGGCAGCAATCGGTGCGATCGCTGACCTCCTCCACTGGCTCCGGGCACACGGCCGCGACGCGGATGAGGCGTTGGACCGAGCACAGATGCACTTCGAAGCGGAAGCGGGGGTGGTGGGCAGCTCAACGTGA